Proteins found in one Geomonas subterranea genomic segment:
- a CDS encoding HAMP domain-containing sensor histidine kinase — protein MKLNTKLVMIMLTMLVVATLILFILNQFSQNDLVQEIQESSTVVSKAIQLSVEDLTSEEESTRLSEYLSQAKNKGVNEINIINNEGEIINSSDPAQVGKKREIKKLEKGLKRRGGGGGSSLKPYDLVVPVIVGDEQLGYVQINLLLDNIRDIQHANFVRRLSATVLVFMGGMILIIFLARRYTNPIHRLAAGVTNVSAGDLSVTFEAESGDEIGELAENLNEMVKKLKEKEQLEKRLYEAEHLSKVGQLAAGIAHEIRNPLNYISLAIDHLKSELLPSCPEKGGELEAIADNIKEEVRKANYMVLNFMNYGRPLKLKRQQVSYPDLVDKAIHLMQDRLTERNMQVVREIPADLPAMLIDPELMRNCLCNFISNSMQAMSDGGTITLGAAVEPESGECRLSFSDCGVGIEEQDIEKVFQPYFTTREAGIGLGLAITERIVKEHGGRICVASRKGEGTTFTVILPAGALVAPAPSGKGDGREAALVPAGPNEAAGN, from the coding sequence ATGAAACTGAACACGAAGCTGGTGATGATCATGCTCACCATGCTGGTAGTCGCCACGCTGATTCTCTTCATCCTGAACCAATTCAGCCAGAACGACCTGGTGCAGGAGATCCAGGAAAGCTCCACCGTCGTTTCCAAGGCGATTCAGCTAAGCGTCGAGGACCTGACCTCGGAAGAGGAATCGACGCGGCTTTCGGAATATCTCAGCCAGGCCAAGAACAAGGGCGTCAACGAGATCAACATCATCAACAACGAAGGGGAGATCATCAACTCCTCCGACCCCGCGCAGGTCGGCAAGAAGCGCGAGATAAAGAAGCTTGAGAAGGGGCTCAAGCGCCGTGGGGGCGGGGGGGGGAGTTCCCTGAAGCCCTACGACCTGGTGGTACCGGTCATCGTCGGTGACGAGCAACTGGGTTACGTGCAGATCAACCTCCTCTTGGACAACATCCGCGACATCCAGCACGCCAACTTCGTCCGGCGCCTTTCCGCGACGGTGCTGGTGTTCATGGGGGGCATGATCCTCATCATCTTCCTGGCGCGCCGCTACACCAACCCGATCCACCGCCTGGCGGCGGGGGTCACCAACGTATCGGCCGGCGATCTGAGCGTCACCTTCGAGGCGGAGAGCGGCGACGAGATCGGCGAACTCGCCGAGAACCTCAACGAGATGGTGAAGAAGCTCAAGGAGAAGGAGCAGTTGGAGAAGCGGCTCTACGAGGCGGAGCACCTCTCGAAGGTGGGACAGCTGGCCGCGGGGATCGCCCACGAGATCAGGAACCCGCTCAACTACATAAGCCTCGCGATCGACCACCTGAAAAGCGAGCTGCTCCCCTCCTGCCCGGAGAAGGGTGGCGAACTCGAGGCCATCGCGGACAACATCAAGGAAGAGGTCCGCAAGGCCAACTACATGGTGCTCAACTTCATGAACTACGGCCGGCCGCTCAAGCTGAAGCGCCAGCAGGTGAGTTATCCCGACCTGGTCGACAAGGCGATCCACCTCATGCAGGACCGGCTCACCGAAAGGAACATGCAGGTGGTGCGCGAGATCCCCGCGGACCTGCCGGCCATGCTGATCGACCCGGAACTGATGCGCAACTGCCTGTGCAACTTCATAAGCAACAGCATGCAGGCCATGTCCGACGGCGGCACCATCACCCTGGGGGCCGCGGTGGAACCGGAAAGCGGGGAGTGCCGGCTGAGCTTCAGCGACTGCGGCGTGGGCATCGAGGAGCAGGACATCGAGAAGGTGTTCCAGCCCTACTTCACCACCCGCGAGGCGGGTATCGGGCTGGGGCTCGCCATCACCGAGCGCATCGTGAAGGAGCACGGCGGGCGCATCTGCGTGGCAAGCCGCAAGGGTGAAGGGACCACCTTCACGGTGATCCTCCCGGCGGGGGCGCTGGTCGCCCCGGCCCCCTCCGGCAAGGGGGATGGAAGGGAGGCGGCGCTGGTGCCCGCCGGACCCAATGAAGCAGCGGGAAATTAG
- a CDS encoding HDOD domain-containing protein — MNKELETAIMTAADLPTIPIVAIKVMELIESDSATAEELAKIVSSDPAVAARVLKISNSSFYGCRRQIQTLSSAIVVLGFSTLRSLVVAASVKQVYKPYGLTEKMLWEHSFAAGLAARIIARRTRLANEEEAFLAGLFHDIGKIIMNTLDRDKFQEVMQHCYNEGISFGQAEKGVYPFTHDEVGAYVIKKWNFPEILTTAILQHHQLDFTELDDPALINLTAVTSLADQFCLKLGIGIREPQEEIEPAASKAGQLLNITEENAAEMLEVFDKAFAEDKALFTS, encoded by the coding sequence ATGAATAAAGAACTCGAGACTGCGATCATGACCGCAGCGGACCTGCCCACCATTCCCATCGTTGCCATCAAGGTGATGGAGCTTATCGAGAGCGACAGCGCGACGGCCGAAGAACTCGCCAAGATCGTGTCATCGGATCCCGCCGTTGCAGCGCGGGTCCTCAAGATTTCCAACTCCTCCTTTTACGGCTGCCGCAGGCAGATCCAGACCCTCTCCAGCGCCATCGTCGTCCTTGGCTTCAGCACCCTGAGAAGCCTCGTGGTCGCCGCGTCCGTGAAGCAGGTCTACAAGCCCTACGGTCTGACCGAGAAGATGCTCTGGGAGCACTCCTTCGCCGCCGGGCTCGCCGCCAGGATCATCGCCCGCCGCACCCGCCTCGCCAACGAGGAAGAGGCCTTCCTCGCCGGACTGTTCCACGACATCGGCAAGATCATCATGAACACCCTGGACCGCGACAAGTTCCAGGAGGTGATGCAGCACTGTTATAACGAGGGGATTTCCTTCGGGCAGGCGGAGAAGGGGGTTTACCCCTTCACCCATGACGAGGTTGGAGCGTACGTGATCAAGAAATGGAACTTCCCGGAGATCCTGACCACGGCGATCCTGCAGCACCACCAACTGGACTTCACGGAACTGGACGACCCGGCACTGATCAACCTGACCGCGGTGACCTCCCTGGCGGACCAGTTCTGTCTCAAGCTTGGCATCGGGATCCGGGAGCCGCAGGAAGAGATCGAACCGGCGGCGTCCAAGGCGGGTCAGCTGCTCAATATCACGGAAGAGAACGCGGCCGAGATGCTGGAGGTGTTCGACAAGGCCTTCGCCGAAGACAAGGCCCTGTTCACCAGCTAG
- the yihA gene encoding ribosome biogenesis GTP-binding protein YihA/YsxC, whose amino-acid sequence MIVKNTQFIKSATRPAHYPEGNLPEIAFAGRSNVGKSSLVNVLVNRKNLVRTSSTPGRTQLINFFQVNDDFMLVDLPGYGYAKVPLAVKKDWRPMMETYLAKRENLRGVVLILDIRRVPSDDDLQMLAWLRAYSVAPIIVVTKCDKLSKNERARQTAVICATLGVEKQELTFFSALNKEGKDAVWRRIDALLDAGEGESGEFAEEAAPVSD is encoded by the coding sequence TTGATTGTAAAGAACACGCAGTTCATTAAAAGTGCGACCCGTCCGGCGCACTACCCGGAGGGGAACCTGCCGGAGATCGCCTTCGCCGGACGCTCCAACGTCGGCAAGTCTTCCCTGGTCAACGTGCTGGTGAACCGGAAGAACCTGGTGCGCACCAGCTCCACCCCCGGCCGCACCCAACTGATCAACTTCTTCCAGGTAAACGACGACTTCATGCTGGTCGACCTCCCCGGCTACGGCTACGCGAAGGTGCCGCTGGCGGTCAAGAAGGACTGGCGCCCCATGATGGAGACCTACCTTGCCAAGCGGGAGAACCTGCGCGGCGTGGTGCTGATCCTGGACATCCGCCGGGTTCCCAGCGACGACGACCTGCAGATGCTCGCCTGGCTGCGCGCGTACTCGGTCGCCCCCATCATCGTGGTCACCAAGTGCGACAAGCTCTCCAAGAACGAGCGTGCGCGCCAGACCGCCGTCATCTGCGCGACGCTTGGCGTCGAGAAGCAGGAACTCACTTTTTTCTCCGCCCTGAACAAGGAAGGCAAAGACGCCGTCTGGCGCCGGATCGACGCCCTTTTGGACGCGGGGGAGGGGGAAAGCGGCGAATTTGCGGAGGAAGCGGCGCCGGTTAGTGATTGA
- the cobU gene encoding bifunctional adenosylcobinamide kinase/adenosylcobinamide-phosphate guanylyltransferase, translating into MSKVVLVTGGARSGKSRYAEGLAEKYAPLRGYLATGEPGDAEMAQRIARHQGRRGAEWQTVEEPVRVAEAIRSHEGRFNVMLLDCVTLWISNLLFRCPGGAAEALAEVESFAGSFASLTTPLIIVTNEVGMGIVPEHPLSRAFRDLAGEANEIIAAAADEVYVTISGLPLRLK; encoded by the coding sequence ATGTCCAAAGTGGTCCTGGTCACCGGCGGCGCCCGCAGCGGCAAGAGCCGCTACGCCGAAGGTCTGGCCGAGAAGTACGCGCCGCTACGGGGGTACCTCGCCACCGGCGAGCCGGGGGACGCCGAGATGGCCCAGCGCATCGCGCGGCACCAGGGGCGGCGCGGGGCGGAGTGGCAGACCGTGGAGGAACCGGTCCGGGTGGCGGAGGCGATCCGCAGCCACGAGGGGCGCTTCAACGTGATGCTGCTGGACTGCGTCACCCTCTGGATCTCCAATCTCCTCTTCCGCTGCCCGGGCGGGGCCGCCGAGGCCCTCGCCGAGGTGGAGAGCTTCGCCGGGAGCTTCGCCTCCCTTACCACCCCGCTCATCATCGTCACCAACGAGGTGGGGATGGGGATCGTCCCCGAGCACCCGCTCTCCCGCGCGTTCCGGGACCTTGCCGGCGAGGCCAACGAAATCATCGCCGCGGCGGCGGACGAGGTGTACGTCACTATCTCTGGACTGCCGCTCAGGCTGAAGTGA
- the cobT gene encoding nicotinate-nucleotide--dimethylbenzimidazole phosphoribosyltransferase, whose protein sequence is MQLLETTLAKIQPVDEALLAKAQAKLDNKTKPLGSLGRLEEVGRRFAAITGDLAPDTAKKVIFTFAGDHGIVEEGVSLFPKEVTPQMVLNFLRGGAGVNVLARHSGAEVRVVDVGVDYDFEPAPGLIIRKVAKGTRNFAKGSAMTREEAVAAIEVGIALADEAKKEGVAMVGTGEMGIGNTSPSSAIIAAIAGCTVREVTHRGTGIGDEALENKVKVIQAGLDLNRPEPQDPLDVLTKVGGLEIAGIAGLVLGAAANRMPVVVDGFISTAGALIASEMHPAVRDYIFTAHTSVEIGHQMMLERIGVKPLLDLQLRLGEGTGAALAMGLIEAGVKILKEMATFEEAGVASS, encoded by the coding sequence ATGCAACTTCTGGAAACGACACTCGCCAAGATCCAGCCGGTGGACGAGGCGCTGCTCGCCAAGGCCCAGGCCAAACTCGATAACAAGACCAAGCCGCTTGGCTCACTGGGACGCCTGGAGGAGGTAGGGCGCCGCTTTGCCGCCATCACCGGCGACCTCGCCCCCGACACCGCCAAGAAGGTCATCTTCACCTTCGCCGGCGACCACGGCATCGTGGAGGAAGGGGTCTCCCTGTTTCCCAAGGAAGTCACCCCGCAGATGGTGCTCAACTTCCTGCGCGGCGGCGCCGGTGTCAACGTGCTCGCCCGCCACAGCGGCGCTGAGGTGCGCGTGGTGGACGTGGGGGTGGACTACGACTTCGAGCCGGCCCCGGGCCTGATCATCCGCAAGGTGGCCAAGGGGACGCGCAACTTCGCCAAGGGTAGCGCCATGACCCGCGAGGAGGCGGTCGCCGCCATCGAGGTCGGCATCGCGCTCGCCGACGAGGCCAAAAAGGAAGGGGTCGCCATGGTCGGCACCGGCGAGATGGGGATCGGCAACACCAGCCCCTCCTCCGCCATCATCGCCGCCATCGCCGGCTGCACCGTCCGCGAGGTGACCCACCGCGGCACCGGCATCGGCGACGAGGCCCTGGAGAACAAGGTCAAGGTGATCCAGGCCGGTCTCGACCTGAACCGCCCCGAGCCGCAGGACCCGCTGGACGTTCTCACCAAGGTCGGGGGACTGGAGATCGCCGGCATCGCCGGCCTTGTGCTCGGCGCGGCGGCCAACCGGATGCCGGTGGTCGTCGACGGCTTCATCTCCACCGCCGGCGCACTGATCGCCTCCGAGATGCATCCCGCCGTGCGTGACTACATCTTCACCGCCCACACCTCGGTCGAAATAGGGCACCAGATGATGCTGGAGCGCATCGGCGTGAAGCCGCTGCTCGACCTGCAGCTGCGCCTCGGCGAGGGGACCGGCGCCGCGCTGGCCATGGGACTCATCGAGGCCGGGGTCAAGATCCTGAAGGAGATGGCGACCTTCGAAGAGGCCGGGGTGGCCTCCTCCTGA
- the cobS gene encoding adenosylcobinamide-GDP ribazoletransferase has translation MRLFIIAFQFLTIVPLPVSVRCEEKDLGRSMALFPLVGLALGALLAGTDFLLAPLLPRSVADLVLVALLSVVTGALHLDGLSDVCDGLAARGSRERFLEIMKDSRVGAVGAVGLVLGLTLKYQALLALPLEHKREALLFFPMAARFAQVQMTVGSQRARKDGLGHAFVGGAGMLQLVLAGVCAVAVGAALLRLPGLITLLLLFLLTWGIKGWSHRKLGGVTGDVIGCASELNEIFCLIFLLALLGRLG, from the coding sequence ATGAGGCTCTTCATCATCGCATTCCAGTTCCTGACCATCGTGCCGCTGCCGGTTTCGGTGCGCTGCGAGGAAAAGGATCTGGGGCGTTCCATGGCGCTGTTCCCGCTGGTGGGGCTGGCCCTCGGGGCGCTTCTTGCCGGTACGGACTTCCTGCTGGCACCGCTTTTGCCCCGCTCCGTGGCCGACCTGGTGCTGGTCGCGCTACTGAGCGTCGTCACCGGTGCGCTGCACCTGGACGGACTCTCCGACGTCTGCGACGGGTTGGCCGCGCGCGGTTCCCGCGAGCGTTTCCTGGAGATCATGAAGGATTCCCGGGTCGGCGCGGTGGGGGCGGTCGGCCTGGTGCTGGGGCTGACGCTCAAGTACCAGGCGCTGCTCGCGCTCCCTCTGGAACACAAGCGCGAAGCGCTCCTCTTCTTCCCGATGGCCGCCCGTTTTGCCCAGGTGCAGATGACGGTCGGCTCGCAGCGCGCCCGGAAGGACGGGCTCGGGCACGCCTTCGTGGGAGGGGCGGGGATGCTGCAGCTGGTCCTCGCCGGCGTCTGCGCGGTCGCTGTCGGGGCCGCTCTGCTCCGGTTGCCCGGCCTCATCACCCTGCTGCTCCTGTTCCTCCTGACCTGGGGGATCAAAGGGTGGTCGCATAGAAAGCTTGGTGGCGTCACCGGCGACGTGATCGGCTGTGCCAGCGAACTGAACGAGATCTTTTGCCTTATCTTCCTGCTGGCGCTGTTGGGCCGGCTGGGGTAG
- a CDS encoding histidine phosphatase family protein — translation MTQRTRIHLIRHGEVERPYCYNGHFDVRLTPRGEEMYHQLKPRLEPDRISALYTSDLQRTVRGGEILGPYLGVEPVKVPALRELSCGVWEGLSVAQIQEQRPDEWAARLADLENFCAPGGESLGELAGRVLPALKEIVERHRGEEVLVVAHGGVNRIILLDAVKAPLGSFFSIDQQYCAVNIIDYWADGNTVVQLVNG, via the coding sequence ATGACCCAAAGAACCAGGATCCACCTGATCCGTCACGGCGAGGTGGAACGCCCCTACTGCTACAACGGCCACTTCGACGTCCGCCTCACGCCTCGCGGCGAGGAGATGTACCACCAGCTGAAACCGCGCCTGGAGCCGGACCGGATCAGCGCCCTCTACACTAGCGACCTGCAGCGCACCGTGCGCGGCGGGGAGATCCTGGGCCCGTACCTCGGGGTCGAGCCGGTCAAGGTCCCCGCCCTGCGCGAGCTGAGCTGCGGGGTCTGGGAAGGGCTCTCCGTGGCCCAGATCCAGGAACAGCGCCCGGACGAGTGGGCGGCGCGCCTGGCGGACCTGGAGAACTTCTGTGCGCCCGGCGGCGAGAGCCTCGGTGAACTGGCGGGGCGCGTGTTACCCGCCTTGAAGGAGATCGTGGAGCGGCACCGGGGCGAGGAGGTCCTGGTGGTGGCGCACGGCGGGGTGAACCGCATCATCCTCCTGGACGCGGTCAAGGCGCCGCTGGGTTCCTTCTTCAGTATCGACCAGCAGTACTGCGCCGTGAACATCATCGACTACTGGGCCGACGGCAACACCGTTGTCCAACTGGTCAACGGCTGA
- a CDS encoding cobyrinate a,c-diamide synthase, giving the protein MKRIVIAAPHSGSGKTTVTLGIMAALRRRGLKVAPFKVGPDFIDPGYHALVTGAPSINLDGWMCPREFVSDSFARSTADSDIAVIEGVMGLFDGIDGSSDAGSTAQVAKELAAPVILVVDARSQARSAAALVSGFAGFDPGVRVAGVIFNNVASANHERILREALAAHLPGVAVLGCMPRDAALAIPSRHLGLTTAEDNPLSAEFLDHLVEVVERHLDLEALLNLKQQKLPALPQPEAEGGRGGAPVRIAVARDAAFCFAYPDNLRLLAEEGAEICCFSPMEDAALPDGIGGIYLPGGYPELFAAKLAGNEPMLQAVRQAVEAGVPVYAECGGFIYLTQGVAGEGETIPFVGVFPVRTRMLPRRKALGYREIELIADTVVGTKGTKARGHEFHYSEMGEMPERIERLYRVSRKGADLGLEGFRYKNCLASYIHLHFGSSPGIARDFVGHCRAYRTRSLT; this is encoded by the coding sequence ATGAAGCGCATCGTCATCGCAGCGCCGCACAGCGGCTCCGGCAAAACCACCGTGACCCTCGGCATCATGGCGGCGCTCAGGCGTCGCGGGCTCAAAGTGGCGCCGTTCAAGGTCGGGCCGGATTTCATCGATCCCGGCTACCACGCCCTGGTGACCGGCGCCCCGTCCATCAACCTGGACGGCTGGATGTGCCCGCGGGAATTCGTGAGCGACAGCTTCGCCCGCAGCACGGCGGACAGCGACATCGCGGTGATCGAAGGGGTGATGGGGCTCTTCGACGGTATCGACGGCAGTTCCGACGCCGGGAGTACGGCCCAGGTCGCCAAGGAACTCGCCGCGCCGGTCATCCTGGTTGTGGACGCCAGGAGCCAGGCCCGCAGCGCCGCCGCGCTGGTCAGCGGCTTCGCCGGTTTCGATCCCGGTGTTCGTGTGGCCGGCGTAATCTTCAACAACGTGGCGAGCGCGAACCATGAGCGGATTCTGCGCGAGGCACTGGCGGCGCATCTTCCCGGCGTCGCGGTGCTGGGGTGCATGCCGAGGGACGCGGCGCTGGCCATCCCGTCGCGACACCTGGGGCTCACCACGGCCGAGGACAACCCGCTCTCCGCAGAGTTTCTGGACCACCTGGTCGAGGTCGTTGAGCGGCACCTCGACCTGGAGGCTCTTTTAAACCTGAAACAGCAGAAACTTCCGGCGTTGCCGCAGCCGGAAGCGGAAGGCGGGAGGGGAGGCGCGCCGGTGCGGATCGCCGTCGCCCGCGATGCCGCCTTTTGCTTCGCCTACCCGGACAACCTGCGGCTTCTTGCCGAGGAGGGGGCCGAGATCTGCTGCTTCTCCCCGATGGAGGATGCCGCATTGCCCGATGGGATCGGCGGCATCTACCTTCCCGGCGGCTACCCAGAACTCTTCGCCGCAAAGCTGGCCGGCAACGAGCCGATGCTGCAGGCGGTCCGCCAGGCGGTCGAGGCGGGCGTCCCCGTCTACGCCGAGTGCGGCGGATTCATCTACCTCACTCAAGGGGTGGCGGGCGAAGGGGAAACGATCCCGTTTGTCGGTGTCTTCCCGGTGCGGACCCGTATGCTGCCGCGCCGCAAGGCACTCGGGTACCGGGAGATAGAGCTGATCGCCGACACCGTGGTCGGCACCAAGGGGACCAAAGCACGAGGGCACGAATTTCATTATTCCGAGATGGGGGAGATGCCGGAGAGGATCGAACGCCTCTACCGGGTCAGCAGGAAGGGCGCCGACCTGGGGCTGGAAGGGTTTCGCTACAAGAACTGCCTGGCCTCCTACATCCATTTACACTTCGGCAGCTCACCGGGTATCGCACGTGACTTCGTGGGACACTGCAGGGCATACCGGACCAGGAGTCTCACATGA
- the thiC gene encoding phosphomethylpyrimidine synthase ThiC gives MKTQIEAARAGIITPQMAQVAFDEEVTPEYVRDKVAAGQIVIPWNHVRKPKVAGIGTGLRTKVNASIGTSSDIIDYEAEVRKAQVAQQAGADTLMELSVGGDLDRVRREVIAAVDLPVGNVPLYQAFCEAARKYGDPNKLDEEMLFDIIERQCADGMAFMAVHCGINLYTLERLRKQGYRYGGLVSKGGVSMAAWMIANNRENPLYEKFDRVVEILKRYDTVLSLGNGLRAGAIHDSSDRAQIQELLINCELAELGRDMGCQMLVEGPGHVPLDEVEGNIKLQKRMSGGAPYYMLGPISTDVAPGFDHITAAIGAAQSSRYGADLICYITPAEHLALPNEEDVKMGVKAAKIAAYIGDMNKYPERGRERDKEMSKARRDLNWQRQFELALFPEDAAAIRKSRVPEDEQTCTMCGDFCASRGAGKIFAEHLRGDKI, from the coding sequence ATGAAAACGCAGATTGAAGCGGCGCGCGCGGGGATCATAACCCCGCAGATGGCGCAGGTGGCATTCGACGAAGAGGTAACACCGGAATACGTCCGGGACAAGGTGGCCGCGGGGCAGATCGTCATCCCGTGGAACCACGTGAGGAAGCCGAAGGTGGCCGGCATCGGCACCGGACTGCGCACAAAGGTGAACGCATCCATCGGCACCTCGTCGGACATCATCGATTACGAGGCCGAAGTGCGCAAGGCACAGGTGGCGCAGCAGGCGGGGGCGGACACGCTGATGGAGCTCTCGGTCGGCGGGGACCTGGACCGGGTGCGTCGCGAGGTGATCGCCGCCGTCGACCTGCCGGTGGGTAACGTGCCGCTCTACCAGGCGTTCTGCGAGGCAGCCAGGAAGTACGGCGATCCCAACAAGCTGGACGAGGAGATGCTCTTCGACATCATCGAGCGCCAGTGCGCCGACGGCATGGCCTTCATGGCGGTGCACTGCGGCATCAACCTCTACACCCTGGAGCGCCTGAGGAAACAGGGATACCGCTACGGCGGCCTGGTCTCCAAGGGGGGCGTCAGCATGGCCGCGTGGATGATCGCCAACAACCGCGAGAACCCGCTCTACGAGAAGTTCGACCGTGTGGTGGAGATCCTGAAGCGCTACGACACCGTGCTCTCGCTGGGTAACGGCCTCAGGGCCGGCGCCATCCACGACTCCAGCGACCGCGCCCAGATCCAGGAGCTGCTGATCAACTGCGAGCTGGCCGAACTCGGCCGCGACATGGGGTGCCAGATGCTGGTGGAAGGGCCGGGGCACGTGCCGCTGGACGAGGTCGAGGGGAACATCAAGCTGCAAAAGCGAATGAGCGGCGGAGCCCCCTATTACATGCTGGGCCCGATTTCCACAGACGTGGCGCCGGGCTTCGATCACATCACCGCCGCCATTGGCGCGGCCCAGTCCTCGCGTTACGGCGCCGACCTGATCTGCTATATCACGCCGGCCGAGCATCTGGCGCTCCCGAACGAGGAAGACGTCAAGATGGGTGTCAAGGCGGCCAAGATAGCCGCCTACATCGGTGACATGAACAAGTACCCCGAGCGGGGGAGGGAGCGCGACAAGGAGATGAGCAAGGCGCGCCGGGATCTGAACTGGCAGCGTCAGTTCGAGCTGGCCCTCTTCCCTGAGGACGCCGCAGCCATCAGGAAGAGCCGCGTCCCCGAGGACGAGCAGACCTGTACCATGTGCGGCGACTTCTGCGCCTCCCGCGGCGCCGGAAAGATCTTCGCGGAACATCTGCGCGGGGACAAGATTTGA
- a CDS encoding energy-coupling factor ABC transporter permease, with protein MLVATPAHAMHISEGILPFPWAVAWFLVLVPFLALGIRQLNALAREDLSMKPLVGLLTAVVFIISCMPIPVPTAGTCSHPCGTGVSAILVGPLVSVIIAAVSLLIQALFLAHGGLSTLGANTLSMGVVGSFAGWSAFRVLRRVGGSLALAGFIAGLVADWATYATTSLLLALGIRGESPLWPLFVKIVFAFLPTQLPLGILEGVITAGMVTLLYRKRPDLLVKMRVITEKEVAGNA; from the coding sequence ATGTTGGTCGCCACCCCGGCCCATGCCATGCACATCTCCGAGGGAATCCTTCCCTTCCCGTGGGCGGTCGCCTGGTTCCTGGTGCTGGTACCGTTTCTGGCCCTGGGGATCAGGCAGTTGAACGCCCTGGCGCGGGAGGATCTCTCCATGAAGCCGCTGGTCGGGCTGCTCACCGCCGTGGTCTTCATCATCTCCTGCATGCCGATCCCGGTGCCGACCGCCGGGACCTGCTCGCACCCCTGCGGCACCGGGGTGTCCGCCATACTGGTGGGGCCGCTGGTGAGCGTGATCATCGCGGCGGTGTCGCTCCTGATCCAGGCGCTGTTTCTCGCCCACGGCGGTCTCTCGACCCTGGGCGCCAACACCCTCTCCATGGGGGTGGTCGGCTCCTTTGCCGGGTGGTCCGCCTTCCGGGTTCTGCGCCGGGTCGGCGGGAGTTTAGCTCTGGCTGGATTTATCGCCGGGCTTGTGGCAGACTGGGCCACCTACGCCACCACATCGCTCCTCCTTGCCCTCGGCATCCGGGGTGAGTCGCCGCTGTGGCCGCTGTTCGTGAAAATAGTGTTCGCGTTCCTCCCCACCCAGTTGCCGCTGGGCATCCTGGAAGGGGTCATTACCGCGGGGATGGTCACGCTTTTGTACCGCAAGCGCCCGGACCTGCTCGTTAAGATGAGGGTCATCACGGAAAAGGAGGTTGCCGGCAATGCCTGA
- the cbiQ gene encoding cobalt ECF transporter T component CbiQ, with protein sequence MHHHFNAYRHHAAHPLASVDARVKLVSALALLVMVLSSQGVAFPLAVAVLGFLLCLHLGTPVRILVLRFSEPLFIAVMVLALKTFFSGTIPLFSVGVAGWELVGHRDGLAAGLLIAGRILGGVSLLAAVGFATPFTELMAALSWLRVPQVLVDVALFAWRYLFLLLEDAQVVYNAQKNRLGYVGCRRALSSLGTLAGVLVIKAFDNSQSITTAMVQRGYDGAMPTSVHRPLRGVEVGSAILFVSAAALFRLMQ encoded by the coding sequence ATGCACCATCACTTCAACGCATACCGCCACCACGCGGCCCATCCTCTCGCTTCGGTGGACGCGCGGGTGAAACTGGTCAGCGCCCTCGCCCTCCTGGTCATGGTGCTGAGTTCGCAGGGAGTGGCCTTTCCCCTGGCGGTGGCCGTGCTCGGGTTCCTCCTCTGCCTGCACCTGGGCACGCCGGTGCGTATCCTCGTGCTGCGCTTCTCCGAGCCGCTCTTCATCGCGGTCATGGTGCTGGCGCTGAAGACCTTCTTTTCCGGGACCATCCCCCTTTTCAGCGTCGGTGTGGCCGGCTGGGAACTGGTCGGGCACCGCGACGGCCTGGCGGCGGGGCTCCTCATCGCCGGGCGGATCCTGGGGGGCGTCTCCCTGCTCGCCGCGGTCGGCTTTGCCACCCCCTTCACCGAACTGATGGCCGCGCTCTCCTGGCTCAGGGTGCCGCAGGTGCTGGTGGATGTCGCGCTCTTTGCCTGGCGCTACCTGTTCCTGCTCCTCGAGGATGCCCAGGTGGTCTATAACGCCCAGAAGAACCGCCTCGGCTACGTGGGGTGCCGGCGCGCCCTCTCCTCCTTGGGGACCCTCGCTGGCGTGCTGGTAATCAAGGCCTTCGACAACAGCCAGAGCATCACTACCGCGATGGTGCAGCGCGGCTACGACGGCGCCATGCCCACGTCCGTGCATCGGCCGCTGCGCGGGGTCGAGGTTGGCTCGGCGATCCTCTTCGTCAGCGCCGCGGCCCTGTTCAGATTGATGCAATAG